From Drosophila yakuba strain Tai18E2 chromosome 2L, Prin_Dyak_Tai18E2_2.1, whole genome shotgun sequence, one genomic window encodes:
- the LOC6526902 gene encoding dual specificity protein phosphatase CDC14A isoform X1 — MLDDDNSDLLVCASEMQEDRLYFVAFKKNIKPKNTVNTHYFSVDEEFVYENFYNDFGPLNICMLYRYCMKLNTKLNAKCHANKKIVHYTSMNPAKRLNAAYLLGSYAIIYLNKTPQEAYRALVAGEIPAYTRFCDASYGPSNFKISLLDCLNAVHKGLQAGFFNFNDFDAEEYEYFERVENGDFNWIVPQKFIAFCGPHQKSKTLPNGYPCHAPERYFSYFRDNNVTTVIRLNAKVYHASSFENAGFDHKDLFFIDGSTPSDAIMKKFLSICETTKGAIAVHCKAGLGRTGSLIGAYIMKHYGFTALEAIAWLRLCRPGSVIGHQQQWMEDKQSWLWSEGERMRRRTSLPILQHTYGINSLELKTKLASAAADSAEHVDLLLTRVKGISQRVDTMHLNDQDNLDAACADQTDEELSEQLRLERDERALYQSAEDPNCNNSDDNDTDTISAPAEPPPTSSYTMSTRRRKSPSGANKPTVIATSLRRLVNPNANRSGLSTSSGVYPTPEVASCTEKKLRKPSANVFEAARHTIASTVRMTQTALEKKQSQTQGDKLNQIKALRRHHSRSVNVNSNSSEQESNMRHTRARSQPFRNNNNGVVGSTAMAALKPTSSCLPTGTGTAALLANNLNNNNNDSGIGTSSSSNNNNNNNTSSNLSNSLNNYNNNNNTTNNILASSGSSRTRSLALYSKRMELKHLRKAEQQQLQQEPPLLPVEKQLLRQYATINESKIPVVSGGGGGGGGAGSSATIPPTRGSAARTSHHHMTLRGRSRIRYQRPNAGETAPAAAQTQPCTVATARYYRDVSAIPTIGVLGGGGTGGSSSSASFNIATRSASATLDLNSNPLPKTKLTSLNNNPTTTPPPSSNPADTSRLSGRGSAEMQAIIEHGLVAGSAKRNKRSLSSTRLDKDKSDEYNTKLLRKTAAAAAAAATAASAGGAAVGANSTSINVTHTTNASTTSNGVNNNCKYNSCSSSNSGSFKLSRRLFGESGSSASTSASNSGIPTPTAPPSSSQWHQHLARGVSRVSSERDREQRQQQQQSLDHQQSNLKLRKKISY; from the exons ATGTTGGACGATGACAACTCGGATCTGCTGGTCTGTGCATCGGAGATGCAGGAAG ACCGTTTGTACTTTGTGGCCTTCAAGAAGAACATCAAGCCAAAGAACACGGTTAACACCCACTACTTCAGCGTCGATGAGGAATTTGTCTATGAGAACTTCTACAACGACTTTGGTCCACTCAACATATGCATGCTGTACAGATACTGCATGAAACTGAACACCAAGCTGAATGCCAAGTGCCATGCCAACAAGAAGATAGTTCACTACACCTCCATGAATCCGGCCAAGCGACTCAACGCGGCCTATCTGCTTGGTTCGTATGCA ATTATCTACCTTAATAAGACGCCCCAGGAGGCGTATCGGGCGCTGGTCGCTGGCGAGATTCCTGCCTACACACGCTTTTGTGATGCCAGCTACGGACCTAGCAACTTTAAGATTTCGTTGCTGGACTGCCTGAATGCTGTGCACAAAGGTCTGCAGGCGGGATTCTTTAATTTCAACGACTTTGATGCCGAGGAGTATGAGTATTTCGAGCGTGTGGAGAACGGCGACTTCAACTGGATTGTGCCACAGAAGTTTATAGCGTTTTGCGGTCCCCACCAGAAGAGCAAGACGCTGCCCAATGGATATCCGTGCCATGCACCCGAGCGCTACTTCAGCTATTTCCGGGATAACAATGTCACAACAGTGATTCGGCTGAATGCCAAAGTGTATCATGCATCGTCCTTTGAGAACGCTGGTTTCGATCACAAGGATCTGTTCTTCATCGATGGCAGCACGCCGAGCGATGCCATTATGAAGAAGTTCCTCTCCATTTGCGAGACTACAAAGGGAGCTATTGCAGTTCACTGCAAGGCGGGCTTGGGACGCACGGGCAGCCTGATAGGTGCCTACATCATGAAGCATTACGGGTTCACTGCCCTGGAGGCAATAGCCTGGTTAAGGCTCTGCCGGCCGGGATCGGTTATTGGGCATCAGCAGCAGTGGATGGAAGA CAAACAAAGCTGGCTGTGGTCGGAGGGCGAACGAATGCGCCGGCGCACTTCGCTTCCCATCCTTCAGCATACGTACGGAATCAACAGCCTGGAGCTGAAGACCAAACTGGCCTCGGCTGCCGCCGATTCCGCGGAGCACGTGGATCTGCTGCTAACCCGAGTGAAGGGCATTTCACAGCGGGTGGATACGATGCACCTGAACGACCAGGACAACTTGGATGCAGCTTGTGCGGATCAAACGGATGAGGAACTTTCGGAGCAGCTGCGATTGGAGCGGGACGAGAGAGCGCTGTATCAATCCGCTGAGGATCCCAATTGCAATAATAGCGATGACAACGATACGGACACGATCAGTGCACCAGCGGAACCGCCGCCTACCTCCAGCTATACAATGTCCACACGGCGCAGAAAATCTCCATCAGGCGCGAACAAGCCGACTGTAATAGCCACATCCCTGAGGCGTCTGGTTAATCCCAATGCCAATCGAAGTGGATTGAGTACGTCATCTGGTGTTTATCCCACTCCTGAGGTGGCCAGCTGCACGGAGAAGAAGTTGCGCAAGCCCAGTGCCAATGTCTTCGAGGCAGCACGACACACGATTGCTTCCACCGTCAGGATGACGCAAACGGCGCTGGAGAAGAAGCAGTCCCAGACGCAAGGCGACAAGCTGAATCAGATCAAGGCTCTGCGAAGGCACCACTCGCGATCCGTTAATGTGAATAGCAACAG CAGCGAACAGGAATCGAACATGAGGCATACGAGAGCTCGTTCCCAGCCATTccgcaacaataacaatggaGTGGTTGGAAGCACAGCGATGGCCGCCTTGAAGCCCACTTCCTCCTGCTTGCCAACTGGCACTGGTACAGCcgcacttttggccaacaatctgaacaacaacaataatgacAGCGGTATTGGGactagcagcagcagcaataataacaacaacaacaacaccagcagtAATCTAAGCAACTCCCTGAATAActataacaacaacaacaataccaCTAACAATATCTTGGCCAGTTCGGGGAGCAGTCGCACCCGCAGCCTGGCGCTCTATAGCAAAAG AATGGAGCTGAAGCATCTGCGAAAGgcggaacagcagcagctgcagcaggagccaCCGTTGCTGCCGGTGGAGAAACAACTGCTCCGCCAATATGCCACCATTAACGAGAGCAAGATACCCGTGGTGtccggtggcggtggtggtggtggtggtgccggCAGCTCGGCCACCATTCCGCCCACACGGGGCAGTGCTGCGCGCACATCGCATCACCACATGACGTTGCGGGGGAGATCCCGAATCCGATACCAGCGTCCCAATGCCGGTGAAACGGCGCCGGCAGCTGCCCAAACCCAACCGTGCACGGTGGCCACGGCTCGGTATTACCGGGACGTATCGGCCATACCCACAATCGGTGttttgggtggtggtggcactGGTGGGTCATCCTCCTCTGCCTCCTTTAACATTGCCACACGCTCCGCATCCGCAACGCTCGATCTCAACTCCAATCCGCTgccgaaaaccaaattaacCAGCCTCAACAATAATCCAACTACCACTCCTCCTCCCTCCTCCAATCCTGCAGACACAAGCCGGcttagtgggcgtggcagtgccGAAATGCAGGCGATCATCGAGCATGGCCTGGTGGCTGGTTCGGCCAAGCGAAACAAGCGATCGCTGAGCTCCACGCGACTGGACAAGGACAAGAGCGACGAGTACAACACAAAGCTGTTGCGAAAGACggcggctgcagctgcagcagcggccaCTGCAGCATCAGCCGGAGGAGCAGCGGTGGGAGCCAACAGCACTTCCATCAACGTCACCCACACCACAAACGCCTCCACCACCAGCAACGGCGTGAACAACAATTGCAAGTacaacagctgcagcagcagcaacagcggcagctTCAAGCTTTCCCGACGCCTCTTCGGAGAGTCCGGCTCCTCAGCATCGACGTCCGCCTCGAATTCGGGAATTCCCACGCCGACGGCGCCGCCCTCCTCCAGCCAGTGGCATCAGCACCTGGCACGCGGCGTGAGTCGGGTGTCCAGCGAAAGGGATCGGGAgcagcgacagcaacagcaacagtccCTGGACCATCAACAATCCAATCTCAAGTTGCGTAAGAAGATTAGCTACTGA
- the LOC6526902 gene encoding dual specificity protein phosphatase CDC14A isoform X2, which produces MLDDDNSDLLVCASEMQEDRLYFVAFKKNIKPKNTVNTHYFSVDEEFVYENFYNDFGPLNICMLYRYCMKLNTKLNAKCHANKKIVHYTSMNPAKRLNAAYLLGSYAIIYLNKTPQEAYRALVAGEIPAYTRFCDASYGPSNFKISLLDCLNAVHKGLQAGFFNFNDFDAEEYEYFERVENGDFNWIVPQKFIAFCGPHQKSKTLPNGYPCHAPERYFSYFRDNNVTTVIRLNAKVYHASSFENAGFDHKDLFFIDGSTPSDAIMKKFLSICETTKGAIAVHCKAGLGRTGSLIGAYIMKHYGFTALEAIAWLRLCRPGSVIGHQQQWMEDKQSWLWSEGERMRRRTSLPILQHTYGINSLELKTKLASAAADSAEHVDLLLTRVKGISQRVDTMHLNDQDNLDAACADQTDEELSEQLRLERDERALYQSAEDPNCNNSDDNDTDTISAPAEPPPTSSYTMSTRRRKSPSGANKPTVIATSLRRLVNPNANRSGLSTSSGVYPTPEVASCTEKKLRKPSANVFEAARHTIASTVRMTQTALEKKQSQTQGDKLNQIKALRRHHSRSVNVNSNSEQESNMRHTRARSQPFRNNNNGVVGSTAMAALKPTSSCLPTGTGTAALLANNLNNNNNDSGIGTSSSSNNNNNNNTSSNLSNSLNNYNNNNNTTNNILASSGSSRTRSLALYSKRMELKHLRKAEQQQLQQEPPLLPVEKQLLRQYATINESKIPVVSGGGGGGGGAGSSATIPPTRGSAARTSHHHMTLRGRSRIRYQRPNAGETAPAAAQTQPCTVATARYYRDVSAIPTIGVLGGGGTGGSSSSASFNIATRSASATLDLNSNPLPKTKLTSLNNNPTTTPPPSSNPADTSRLSGRGSAEMQAIIEHGLVAGSAKRNKRSLSSTRLDKDKSDEYNTKLLRKTAAAAAAAATAASAGGAAVGANSTSINVTHTTNASTTSNGVNNNCKYNSCSSSNSGSFKLSRRLFGESGSSASTSASNSGIPTPTAPPSSSQWHQHLARGVSRVSSERDREQRQQQQQSLDHQQSNLKLRKKISY; this is translated from the exons ATGTTGGACGATGACAACTCGGATCTGCTGGTCTGTGCATCGGAGATGCAGGAAG ACCGTTTGTACTTTGTGGCCTTCAAGAAGAACATCAAGCCAAAGAACACGGTTAACACCCACTACTTCAGCGTCGATGAGGAATTTGTCTATGAGAACTTCTACAACGACTTTGGTCCACTCAACATATGCATGCTGTACAGATACTGCATGAAACTGAACACCAAGCTGAATGCCAAGTGCCATGCCAACAAGAAGATAGTTCACTACACCTCCATGAATCCGGCCAAGCGACTCAACGCGGCCTATCTGCTTGGTTCGTATGCA ATTATCTACCTTAATAAGACGCCCCAGGAGGCGTATCGGGCGCTGGTCGCTGGCGAGATTCCTGCCTACACACGCTTTTGTGATGCCAGCTACGGACCTAGCAACTTTAAGATTTCGTTGCTGGACTGCCTGAATGCTGTGCACAAAGGTCTGCAGGCGGGATTCTTTAATTTCAACGACTTTGATGCCGAGGAGTATGAGTATTTCGAGCGTGTGGAGAACGGCGACTTCAACTGGATTGTGCCACAGAAGTTTATAGCGTTTTGCGGTCCCCACCAGAAGAGCAAGACGCTGCCCAATGGATATCCGTGCCATGCACCCGAGCGCTACTTCAGCTATTTCCGGGATAACAATGTCACAACAGTGATTCGGCTGAATGCCAAAGTGTATCATGCATCGTCCTTTGAGAACGCTGGTTTCGATCACAAGGATCTGTTCTTCATCGATGGCAGCACGCCGAGCGATGCCATTATGAAGAAGTTCCTCTCCATTTGCGAGACTACAAAGGGAGCTATTGCAGTTCACTGCAAGGCGGGCTTGGGACGCACGGGCAGCCTGATAGGTGCCTACATCATGAAGCATTACGGGTTCACTGCCCTGGAGGCAATAGCCTGGTTAAGGCTCTGCCGGCCGGGATCGGTTATTGGGCATCAGCAGCAGTGGATGGAAGA CAAACAAAGCTGGCTGTGGTCGGAGGGCGAACGAATGCGCCGGCGCACTTCGCTTCCCATCCTTCAGCATACGTACGGAATCAACAGCCTGGAGCTGAAGACCAAACTGGCCTCGGCTGCCGCCGATTCCGCGGAGCACGTGGATCTGCTGCTAACCCGAGTGAAGGGCATTTCACAGCGGGTGGATACGATGCACCTGAACGACCAGGACAACTTGGATGCAGCTTGTGCGGATCAAACGGATGAGGAACTTTCGGAGCAGCTGCGATTGGAGCGGGACGAGAGAGCGCTGTATCAATCCGCTGAGGATCCCAATTGCAATAATAGCGATGACAACGATACGGACACGATCAGTGCACCAGCGGAACCGCCGCCTACCTCCAGCTATACAATGTCCACACGGCGCAGAAAATCTCCATCAGGCGCGAACAAGCCGACTGTAATAGCCACATCCCTGAGGCGTCTGGTTAATCCCAATGCCAATCGAAGTGGATTGAGTACGTCATCTGGTGTTTATCCCACTCCTGAGGTGGCCAGCTGCACGGAGAAGAAGTTGCGCAAGCCCAGTGCCAATGTCTTCGAGGCAGCACGACACACGATTGCTTCCACCGTCAGGATGACGCAAACGGCGCTGGAGAAGAAGCAGTCCCAGACGCAAGGCGACAAGCTGAATCAGATCAAGGCTCTGCGAAGGCACCACTCGCGATCCGTTAATGTGAATAGCAACAG CGAACAGGAATCGAACATGAGGCATACGAGAGCTCGTTCCCAGCCATTccgcaacaataacaatggaGTGGTTGGAAGCACAGCGATGGCCGCCTTGAAGCCCACTTCCTCCTGCTTGCCAACTGGCACTGGTACAGCcgcacttttggccaacaatctgaacaacaacaataatgacAGCGGTATTGGGactagcagcagcagcaataataacaacaacaacaacaccagcagtAATCTAAGCAACTCCCTGAATAActataacaacaacaacaataccaCTAACAATATCTTGGCCAGTTCGGGGAGCAGTCGCACCCGCAGCCTGGCGCTCTATAGCAAAAG AATGGAGCTGAAGCATCTGCGAAAGgcggaacagcagcagctgcagcaggagccaCCGTTGCTGCCGGTGGAGAAACAACTGCTCCGCCAATATGCCACCATTAACGAGAGCAAGATACCCGTGGTGtccggtggcggtggtggtggtggtggtgccggCAGCTCGGCCACCATTCCGCCCACACGGGGCAGTGCTGCGCGCACATCGCATCACCACATGACGTTGCGGGGGAGATCCCGAATCCGATACCAGCGTCCCAATGCCGGTGAAACGGCGCCGGCAGCTGCCCAAACCCAACCGTGCACGGTGGCCACGGCTCGGTATTACCGGGACGTATCGGCCATACCCACAATCGGTGttttgggtggtggtggcactGGTGGGTCATCCTCCTCTGCCTCCTTTAACATTGCCACACGCTCCGCATCCGCAACGCTCGATCTCAACTCCAATCCGCTgccgaaaaccaaattaacCAGCCTCAACAATAATCCAACTACCACTCCTCCTCCCTCCTCCAATCCTGCAGACACAAGCCGGcttagtgggcgtggcagtgccGAAATGCAGGCGATCATCGAGCATGGCCTGGTGGCTGGTTCGGCCAAGCGAAACAAGCGATCGCTGAGCTCCACGCGACTGGACAAGGACAAGAGCGACGAGTACAACACAAAGCTGTTGCGAAAGACggcggctgcagctgcagcagcggccaCTGCAGCATCAGCCGGAGGAGCAGCGGTGGGAGCCAACAGCACTTCCATCAACGTCACCCACACCACAAACGCCTCCACCACCAGCAACGGCGTGAACAACAATTGCAAGTacaacagctgcagcagcagcaacagcggcagctTCAAGCTTTCCCGACGCCTCTTCGGAGAGTCCGGCTCCTCAGCATCGACGTCCGCCTCGAATTCGGGAATTCCCACGCCGACGGCGCCGCCCTCCTCCAGCCAGTGGCATCAGCACCTGGCACGCGGCGTGAGTCGGGTGTCCAGCGAAAGGGATCGGGAgcagcgacagcaacagcaacagtccCTGGACCATCAACAATCCAATCTCAAGTTGCGTAAGAAGATTAGCTACTGA
- the LOC6526902 gene encoding dual specificity protein phosphatase CDC14A isoform X3 has product MLDDDNSDLLVCASEMQEDRLYFVAFKKNIKPKNTVNTHYFSVDEEFVYENFYNDFGPLNICMLYRYCMKLNTKLNAKCHANKKIVHYTSMNPAKRLNAAYLLGSYAIIYLNKTPQEAYRALVAGEIPAYTRFCDASYGPSNFKISLLDCLNAVHKGLQAGFFNFNDFDAEEYEYFERVENGDFNWIVPQKFIAFCGPHQKSKTLPNGYPCHAPERYFSYFRDNNVTTVIRLNAKVYHASSFENAGFDHKDLFFIDGSTPSDAIMKKFLSICETTKGAIAVHCKAGLGRTGSLIGAYIMKHYGFTALEAIAWLRLCRPGSVIGHQQQWMEDKQSWLWSEGERMRRRTSLPILQHTYGINSLELKTKLASAAADSAEHVDLLLTRVKGISQRVDTMHLNDQDNLDAACADQTDEELSEQLRLERDERALYQSAEDPNCNNSDDNDTDTISAPAEPPPTSSYTMSTRRRKSPSGANKPTVIATSLRRLVNPNANRSGLSTSSGVYPTPEVASCTEKKLRKPSANVFEAARHTIASTVRMTQTALEKKQSQTQGDKLNQIKALRRHHSRSVNVNSNSSEQESNMRHTRARSQPFRNNNNGVVGSTAMAALKPTSSCLPTGTGTAALLANNLNNNNNDSGIGTSSSSNNNNNNNTSSNLSNSLNNYNNNNNTTNNILASSGSSRTRSLALYSKRHKPA; this is encoded by the exons ATGTTGGACGATGACAACTCGGATCTGCTGGTCTGTGCATCGGAGATGCAGGAAG ACCGTTTGTACTTTGTGGCCTTCAAGAAGAACATCAAGCCAAAGAACACGGTTAACACCCACTACTTCAGCGTCGATGAGGAATTTGTCTATGAGAACTTCTACAACGACTTTGGTCCACTCAACATATGCATGCTGTACAGATACTGCATGAAACTGAACACCAAGCTGAATGCCAAGTGCCATGCCAACAAGAAGATAGTTCACTACACCTCCATGAATCCGGCCAAGCGACTCAACGCGGCCTATCTGCTTGGTTCGTATGCA ATTATCTACCTTAATAAGACGCCCCAGGAGGCGTATCGGGCGCTGGTCGCTGGCGAGATTCCTGCCTACACACGCTTTTGTGATGCCAGCTACGGACCTAGCAACTTTAAGATTTCGTTGCTGGACTGCCTGAATGCTGTGCACAAAGGTCTGCAGGCGGGATTCTTTAATTTCAACGACTTTGATGCCGAGGAGTATGAGTATTTCGAGCGTGTGGAGAACGGCGACTTCAACTGGATTGTGCCACAGAAGTTTATAGCGTTTTGCGGTCCCCACCAGAAGAGCAAGACGCTGCCCAATGGATATCCGTGCCATGCACCCGAGCGCTACTTCAGCTATTTCCGGGATAACAATGTCACAACAGTGATTCGGCTGAATGCCAAAGTGTATCATGCATCGTCCTTTGAGAACGCTGGTTTCGATCACAAGGATCTGTTCTTCATCGATGGCAGCACGCCGAGCGATGCCATTATGAAGAAGTTCCTCTCCATTTGCGAGACTACAAAGGGAGCTATTGCAGTTCACTGCAAGGCGGGCTTGGGACGCACGGGCAGCCTGATAGGTGCCTACATCATGAAGCATTACGGGTTCACTGCCCTGGAGGCAATAGCCTGGTTAAGGCTCTGCCGGCCGGGATCGGTTATTGGGCATCAGCAGCAGTGGATGGAAGA CAAACAAAGCTGGCTGTGGTCGGAGGGCGAACGAATGCGCCGGCGCACTTCGCTTCCCATCCTTCAGCATACGTACGGAATCAACAGCCTGGAGCTGAAGACCAAACTGGCCTCGGCTGCCGCCGATTCCGCGGAGCACGTGGATCTGCTGCTAACCCGAGTGAAGGGCATTTCACAGCGGGTGGATACGATGCACCTGAACGACCAGGACAACTTGGATGCAGCTTGTGCGGATCAAACGGATGAGGAACTTTCGGAGCAGCTGCGATTGGAGCGGGACGAGAGAGCGCTGTATCAATCCGCTGAGGATCCCAATTGCAATAATAGCGATGACAACGATACGGACACGATCAGTGCACCAGCGGAACCGCCGCCTACCTCCAGCTATACAATGTCCACACGGCGCAGAAAATCTCCATCAGGCGCGAACAAGCCGACTGTAATAGCCACATCCCTGAGGCGTCTGGTTAATCCCAATGCCAATCGAAGTGGATTGAGTACGTCATCTGGTGTTTATCCCACTCCTGAGGTGGCCAGCTGCACGGAGAAGAAGTTGCGCAAGCCCAGTGCCAATGTCTTCGAGGCAGCACGACACACGATTGCTTCCACCGTCAGGATGACGCAAACGGCGCTGGAGAAGAAGCAGTCCCAGACGCAAGGCGACAAGCTGAATCAGATCAAGGCTCTGCGAAGGCACCACTCGCGATCCGTTAATGTGAATAGCAACAG CAGCGAACAGGAATCGAACATGAGGCATACGAGAGCTCGTTCCCAGCCATTccgcaacaataacaatggaGTGGTTGGAAGCACAGCGATGGCCGCCTTGAAGCCCACTTCCTCCTGCTTGCCAACTGGCACTGGTACAGCcgcacttttggccaacaatctgaacaacaacaataatgacAGCGGTATTGGGactagcagcagcagcaataataacaacaacaacaacaccagcagtAATCTAAGCAACTCCCTGAATAActataacaacaacaacaataccaCTAACAATATCTTGGCCAGTTCGGGGAGCAGTCGCACCCGCAGCCTGGCGCTCTATAGCAAAAG ACACAAGCCGGcttag